Proteins co-encoded in one Candidatus Cloacimonadota bacterium genomic window:
- a CDS encoding Omp28-related outer membrane protein produces the protein MKKSFLVILALLGLFAALTAVPRELVVVEVATGTWCGYCPGAAMGCHDLLENGHAVAVIKNHNGDSFANTYSNARNNYYNPSGFPTAYFDGLNQTAGGSATNSMYSNYLPKVNARLAVPSHYSISALGNQVGSEYQIAVTVSKPEADTNTDVRLHAVLTESDIPFNWGNQTTVDNVNRLMAPDQNGTIISLDTGETTTVTLTMTPTATWNVANCEIVFFLQNYSSKEILQGVKYSLAALVGAYPLSHEQLDFPNMYVGGSSVIPVTIVNFQGSPATGTISIDNPAFSSSATTFNIPAASSTTVNVSFTPTAAQTYTGTMTLTGNLYNHPNIEVPLSGTGFLNDPPIAQDVLVTGAPVINQELTAEYQFSDPDGDPEGESIYQWYRIVNNVPQAIDGANELGYSPVEEDLDFPLAFQVTPVDQHGMPGDPVLSAHTLPIEVLPAPRNLQGTFTPPNTVVLTWERPAHYEGKGMVGYRLYRNGLTISTITNPNTLTFSDTYVPTGIHEYWICTLFNNPMMLSDPSNVVTINVGVANDDEVASAEFAVSVHPNPFRGNAEIGIQSKAGAPVEFSIYNARGQLVRSFVTTADAAGQAHLNWDGTDNNGSKAQSGVYYFRMSSSGRMKNGRIVLMK, from the coding sequence ATGAAGAAAAGCTTTCTCGTGATACTCGCACTTTTGGGCCTCTTTGCGGCCCTCACAGCCGTACCCAGAGAACTGGTTGTTGTGGAAGTGGCAACCGGAACTTGGTGTGGCTATTGTCCAGGCGCGGCAATGGGTTGCCACGACCTGCTTGAAAATGGCCACGCTGTCGCCGTCATTAAAAACCATAATGGCGATAGCTTTGCAAACACATATTCCAATGCCCGCAACAATTATTATAACCCCAGCGGCTTCCCCACAGCTTATTTTGATGGATTGAATCAGACGGCTGGAGGCAGCGCCACCAATTCCATGTATTCAAACTACCTGCCCAAGGTTAACGCCCGTCTCGCGGTTCCTTCCCACTATTCGATTAGCGCGCTGGGAAACCAGGTGGGCAGCGAATATCAGATTGCGGTGACCGTCAGCAAACCCGAAGCTGATACAAACACAGACGTCAGGCTGCATGCCGTCCTCACTGAATCGGACATCCCCTTCAACTGGGGAAACCAAACCACCGTGGATAACGTGAACCGCCTCATGGCTCCCGACCAAAACGGAACAATCATCAGCCTGGACACCGGCGAAACCACCACTGTCACTCTCACCATGACTCCAACCGCGACTTGGAACGTCGCAAACTGCGAAATTGTTTTCTTCCTGCAAAACTACTCCAGCAAAGAAATTCTGCAGGGTGTGAAATATTCCCTGGCGGCTTTGGTCGGCGCCTATCCGCTTTCCCACGAACAGCTTGATTTTCCCAATATGTATGTGGGCGGAAGCTCCGTGATTCCCGTCACCATCGTGAATTTCCAAGGCAGCCCCGCCACCGGCACCATCAGCATCGACAACCCTGCTTTCTCCAGCAGCGCAACCACTTTCAATATCCCCGCAGCTTCATCCACCACAGTGAATGTGAGTTTCACACCCACCGCAGCTCAAACTTACACCGGCACCATGACCCTCACCGGAAACCTTTACAACCATCCCAACATCGAAGTTCCGCTTTCCGGAACCGGCTTCCTGAACGACCCGCCCATCGCGCAAGACGTCCTTGTGACCGGGGCTCCCGTGATAAATCAGGAACTCACAGCCGAATACCAATTCTCCGACCCGGACGGTGACCCTGAAGGCGAATCCATCTACCAGTGGTATCGTATCGTTAACAATGTGCCCCAGGCCATTGACGGCGCCAACGAGCTTGGCTACAGCCCTGTCGAAGAAGATTTGGATTTCCCTCTTGCCTTCCAGGTTACCCCAGTTGACCAACACGGCATGCCCGGAGACCCTGTGCTGAGCGCCCACACCCTTCCCATCGAGGTTTTACCTGCTCCCCGCAATCTTCAGGGAACCTTCACGCCTCCCAACACTGTTGTGCTCACTTGGGAACGTCCTGCTCACTACGAAGGCAAAGGAATGGTTGGCTATCGCCTCTATCGCAACGGCCTCACCATCTCCACCATCACAAACCCGAACACACTCACTTTTTCAGATACCTACGTGCCCACCGGCATCCATGAATATTGGATTTGCACCCTTTTCAACAATCCCATGATGCTGTCTGATCCTTCAAACGTGGTCACCATCAATGTGGGCGTGGCAAATGATGATGAAGTCGCTTCCGCCGAATTTGCCGTAAGCGTGCATCCCAACCCCTTCCGTGGCAACGCTGAAATCGGCATCCAAAGCAAAGCCGGCGCCCCGGTTGAATTCTCCATCTACAACGCCCGTGGTCAGTTGGTTCGTAGCTTTGTAACCACTGCCGACGCCGCCGGACAGGCTCATCTCAATTGGGATGGCACCGACAACAACGGCAGCAAAGCGCAAAGCGGAGTTTATTATTTCCGCATGTCCAGCTCCGGCAGAATGAAAAACGGACGCATCGTCCTCATGAAATAA
- a CDS encoding HAD-IA family hydrolase produces the protein MKPTLICDFDGTLADSISAILDIINNLAPRYGFRGLDHEHFEKLRDLPFRKAAREVDFPIWKLGQAITLVLQEYRHIIHSLKPYPGIVSALKELSSGGIGLGLVSSNNTDNLHSFLSHHNIGCFDWVEGTHGILRKHRSIKDQIKKHGLKKENTLYIGDEVRDIKAARRSGIKVISVTWGLHSRQNLQKHKPDWLIDHPEELLDLIPKILPQAQIR, from the coding sequence ATGAAACCCACCCTCATCTGCGATTTTGACGGCACCCTTGCCGATTCAATTTCCGCCATCCTGGATATCATCAACAACCTTGCCCCGCGCTATGGTTTCCGCGGTTTGGATCACGAACATTTTGAAAAGCTTCGCGACCTTCCTTTTCGCAAAGCCGCGCGCGAAGTGGATTTCCCAATCTGGAAACTTGGACAGGCCATCACCTTGGTTTTGCAGGAATATCGCCACATCATCCATTCCCTGAAACCCTATCCGGGCATCGTGTCCGCCCTCAAAGAGCTCAGCTCTGGTGGCATTGGCCTGGGTTTGGTGAGTTCAAATAACACCGACAATCTTCACAGCTTTTTGAGCCATCACAACATCGGCTGTTTCGATTGGGTGGAAGGCACTCACGGCATCCTGCGCAAACATCGCAGCATCAAGGATCAAATCAAAAAACACGGTCTGAAAAAGGAAAACACGCTTTACATCGGAGACGAAGTTCGCGACATTAAAGCAGCCCGCCGCAGTGGAATCAAGGTCATCAGCGTCACCTGGGGATTGCACTCGCGCCAAAATCTGCAAAAACACAAACCGGACTGGCTAATCGACCACCCGGAAGAACTTTTGGATTTGATTCCCAAAATCCTGCCTCAAGCCCAAATTCGCTAA